One part of the bacterium genome encodes these proteins:
- a CDS encoding ArgE/DapE family deacylase: MRAFDTAVDAVVTAVDEPYLIDLACRLVRTPSVFRPEDPLANETAAASLVADELRRLGLEVHCEEAAPGRPNVIGDWRGRGAGPLLILEGHSDVVTEGDASAWSVPPFGGVVADGRLYGRGAADMKGGVAAAIAAVRAIRDAGVTLPGRIRIAVVADEEGMMLGIKSFIRNGWAEGACGAIICEPEANNICLVQKGALRALARFRGKMAHGAMPKSGLNPIPAAAAFVAGMRTLEERYVARHGSHPLLGEPSVTPTVLAAGSVAQLNVMHDQALVGLDIRTIPGQADAEIRRDLAAAVDAAVAALPGCTGDLEVFEERPWTETPRDASIVSAVEHACRRVQARPPRYRGVPGATDGTFLHAWAHIPIVTIGPGDVTIPHQVDEFIRVTDLVEACRIFAVAACYALGGAA, from the coding sequence ATGCGCGCGTTCGATACGGCGGTCGATGCGGTGGTGACGGCGGTTGACGAGCCGTATCTCATCGATCTGGCCTGCCGACTGGTGAGGACTCCGAGCGTGTTCCGGCCAGAGGATCCCCTCGCCAACGAAACCGCCGCCGCGTCGCTCGTCGCCGATGAGTTGCGGCGGCTCGGGCTCGAGGTGCACTGCGAGGAAGCGGCTCCGGGTCGCCCCAACGTCATCGGGGACTGGCGAGGACGGGGGGCGGGACCGCTCCTGATTCTGGAAGGTCACAGCGACGTGGTGACCGAGGGCGACGCCTCGGCGTGGTCGGTACCGCCATTCGGCGGCGTGGTCGCCGACGGGCGCCTCTACGGGCGGGGGGCTGCCGATATGAAGGGGGGGGTCGCCGCCGCGATCGCCGCGGTGCGCGCGATCCGCGACGCCGGGGTCACGTTGCCCGGCCGGATCCGGATCGCGGTTGTTGCCGACGAAGAGGGGATGATGCTCGGCATCAAGTCGTTCATCCGGAACGGGTGGGCTGAGGGGGCCTGCGGGGCGATTATCTGCGAGCCCGAAGCCAACAACATCTGCCTCGTTCAGAAGGGCGCGCTCCGGGCGCTGGCGCGGTTCAGGGGAAAGATGGCGCACGGCGCGATGCCGAAGAGCGGCCTCAACCCCATCCCAGCGGCGGCGGCGTTTGTCGCCGGGATGCGGACGCTCGAGGAGCGATACGTGGCGCGCCACGGGAGCCATCCGCTGCTCGGCGAGCCCAGCGTCACGCCCACCGTGCTGGCGGCGGGGAGCGTGGCACAACTCAACGTCATGCACGATCAGGCCCTGGTCGGACTGGATATCCGAACGATTCCTGGTCAAGCGGACGCGGAGATCCGCCGCGACCTCGCCGCGGCCGTCGACGCCGCGGTCGCGGCCCTCCCGGGCTGCACGGGCGACCTCGAGGTGTTCGAGGAGCGGCCGTGGACGGAGACTCCCCGGGACGCGTCGATCGTCTCGGCGGTCGAGCACGCCTGCCGGCGGGTCCAAGCCCGGCCGCCGCGATACCGAGGGGTGCCCGGCGCCACCGATGGGACCTTCCTGCACGCCTGGGCCCACATTCCCATCGTGACGATCGGCCCGGGAGACGTGACGATTCCTCACCAGGTCGATGAGTTTATCCGGGTGACCGACCTCGTCGAAGCCTGCCGGATCTTCGCCGTGGCCGCCTGCTACGCTCTCGGCGGTGCCGCCTGA
- a CDS encoding aldehyde dehydrogenase family protein: MSTTRDLPESRRAGTGGRGPRTVIDTNPADTAEVLAEIPQHTAQDVIRAVERAQGAYRIWRATPAPERGRVLARAAELARSRLDELAGLLTREEGKILSEARGEVLKGIALLEWYAGEGFRMGGKTRPSEMPTTVLMTLREPLGVVAVITPWNFPWAEPAWKVAPALVAGNAVILKPASLTPLVAQRYRDILEEAGLPRGVLTIIVGPGPEVGDALVTHPMVRAVSFTGSCEIGGEVYARAARRLAKVTCEMGGKNAVVVMPDADLELAVAGIVQGAFGSTGQRCTATSLCVVHRDVRARLADAIVDRARSIRVGNGLEAGVGMGPLVDSHQLTTVLGYIEAGRAEGARLLCGGRRLADGAYARGYFVEPTVFADVQPGHRIAREEIFGPVLSVIEVASLDEALAVTNGLRYGLSSSIYASDANAIMRFIDGVEVGMVHVNSPTVGGEAQIPFGGIKWSGVGGREMAEEGLEFFTEIKSVFWDYTGRVRQSNIY, encoded by the coding sequence ATGAGCACGACCCGCGATCTTCCAGAGTCTCGGCGTGCCGGGACCGGGGGTAGAGGTCCCCGCACGGTCATCGATACCAACCCCGCCGATACCGCTGAGGTGTTGGCGGAGATTCCGCAGCACACCGCGCAGGATGTGATCCGGGCCGTGGAGCGGGCCCAAGGGGCGTATCGGATCTGGCGCGCGACCCCGGCGCCGGAGCGGGGGCGTGTCCTGGCGAGGGCGGCCGAGCTTGCCCGGTCCCGGCTCGACGAACTCGCGGGCTTGCTCACTCGCGAAGAAGGCAAGATCCTCAGCGAGGCACGCGGAGAGGTGCTCAAGGGGATTGCTCTGCTCGAGTGGTACGCCGGCGAGGGCTTTCGGATGGGCGGCAAAACCCGGCCGTCGGAGATGCCCACGACGGTGCTGATGACGTTGCGGGAACCGCTCGGGGTCGTCGCGGTGATCACTCCCTGGAACTTCCCTTGGGCGGAGCCGGCCTGGAAGGTCGCCCCGGCCCTCGTGGCGGGAAACGCCGTCATCCTCAAACCGGCATCGTTGACGCCGCTCGTCGCCCAGCGGTACCGGGATATCCTCGAGGAGGCCGGGCTCCCGCGGGGCGTGCTGACCATCATCGTCGGGCCGGGTCCCGAAGTTGGCGATGCGTTGGTCACCCATCCGATGGTGCGGGCCGTCTCCTTCACCGGGTCCTGTGAGATTGGGGGAGAGGTCTACGCGCGCGCGGCCCGCCGGTTGGCGAAGGTCACCTGCGAAATGGGGGGCAAGAACGCTGTCGTCGTCATGCCCGATGCCGATCTGGAACTCGCGGTCGCCGGGATCGTCCAGGGTGCCTTTGGCAGCACCGGCCAGCGCTGTACCGCCACCAGCCTATGTGTGGTGCACCGGGACGTGCGCGCGCGGCTCGCCGACGCGATTGTCGATCGGGCCCGGAGCATCCGCGTCGGCAACGGTCTGGAGGCCGGCGTCGGCATGGGCCCGCTCGTGGATTCGCACCAGCTCACCACGGTTCTCGGCTACATCGAGGCCGGGCGGGCCGAGGGCGCGCGCCTGCTCTGCGGAGGTCGGCGCTTGGCCGATGGTGCGTACGCCCGGGGATACTTCGTCGAGCCCACCGTGTTTGCGGACGTCCAGCCCGGCCACCGGATCGCGCGGGAAGAAATCTTCGGCCCGGTGCTGTCGGTGATCGAAGTCGCGTCCCTCGACGAGGCCCTCGCGGTCACCAATGGTCTTCGCTACGGTCTCTCTTCCTCGATCTACGCGTCCGACGCCAACGCGATCATGCGCTTCATCGACGGCGTCGAGGTCGGCATGGTCCACGTGAACTCCCCCACCGTTGGGGGTGAGGCCCAGATCCCGTTCGGCGGCATCAAGTGGAGCGGCGTCGGCGGCCGGGAGATGGCGGAGGAAGGATTGGAATTCTTCACTGAGATCAAGAGCGTGTTCTGGGACTATACCGGGCGGGTGCGGCAGTCGAATATCTACTGA
- a CDS encoding amidohydrolase family protein, which translates to MQGQPLEHARAKGFASPPPRKIRGPIVDVHTHTTEPATNHELIEAARLYGITTLVAIAPLDVGRAIQNRYPKEIVLAVRPILNEPNGQIALLDRAVETVHQARALGAPLIKFWFAPRIRDRLDFLLDSPRLDPVFRAIDEEGLGVLVHVSDPDRWFKHKYDPAKYGTKADQYPMLETRLRQFPRIPFLAAHMGGDPEHLDHLADLLTRYPNLYLDTSATKWIVRELGRQREAARTFFHRWADRICFGTDQVVLKESDPTRYLVRYWVHQMFWETDLQCPSPIPDPDSDGPPSLRGLDLPEGVLGEIYSKTAERAFGIQARRPEGAQTHSTTKTASE; encoded by the coding sequence GTGCAGGGACAACCACTCGAGCACGCACGGGCGAAGGGGTTCGCCAGCCCTCCGCCGCGGAAGATCAGGGGCCCCATTGTCGATGTGCACACACACACCACGGAGCCGGCCACGAATCACGAGCTGATCGAGGCGGCACGGCTCTACGGGATCACCACGCTTGTGGCGATCGCCCCGCTCGACGTCGGCCGCGCGATACAAAACAGATACCCAAAGGAAATTGTGCTGGCGGTCCGGCCGATTCTGAATGAACCAAACGGTCAGATCGCGCTCCTGGACCGGGCGGTGGAAACCGTGCACCAAGCCCGAGCGCTGGGCGCCCCGCTGATCAAATTTTGGTTCGCCCCCCGAATCCGCGATCGGCTGGACTTTCTCCTGGACTCGCCACGGTTGGATCCGGTGTTCCGGGCGATCGATGAAGAAGGGCTGGGAGTCCTCGTACACGTCAGCGATCCCGACCGGTGGTTCAAGCATAAGTACGACCCCGCCAAATACGGGACGAAGGCGGACCAGTACCCAATGCTTGAGACCCGGCTCCGGCAGTTCCCGCGGATTCCATTTCTCGCGGCGCATATGGGCGGGGATCCGGAACACCTCGATCACCTGGCAGACCTGCTGACCCGGTACCCGAATCTCTACCTCGATACGAGCGCCACCAAATGGATCGTCCGCGAGCTCGGCCGGCAGCGGGAGGCCGCGCGAACCTTCTTTCACCGGTGGGCGGACCGGATCTGCTTCGGGACGGATCAGGTCGTGCTCAAGGAATCCGATCCCACCCGGTACCTCGTACGGTACTGGGTGCACCAGATGTTTTGGGAAACGGATCTGCAGTGCCCGTCGCCGATCCCCGATCCTGACAGCGACGGGCCTCCCTCGCTACGCGGACTCGATCTGCCTGAGGGCGTGCTGGGTGAGATTTATTCGAAAACCGCGGAACGGGCCTTCGGAATTCAAGCCCGCCGACCTGAGGGAGCGCAGACGCACTCCACAACGAAGACCGCTAGCGAATGA
- a CDS encoding DUF4337 domain-containing protein: MSEEGFEVEARLEGAGDAHGAWLITAIAVTTAALAVCAALSSLLAGRAAHHSLAELNGAAIAQNLASDQWNFYQAKGIKRHVFEVERDVLRLNSTPGAAAQVTAYEKEIKRYALDQDEIAKEAKARERERDEAKVVAQRFDERYQRLSLAVAFFQIGIVVCSVAAIVRRPFLWYVGLIGGAAGVLFLGFEVFFRTAGGRAG; the protein is encoded by the coding sequence ATGAGCGAAGAAGGGTTCGAAGTCGAGGCGCGCCTGGAGGGCGCCGGCGACGCTCACGGGGCGTGGTTGATCACCGCGATTGCCGTCACCACTGCGGCGCTCGCGGTTTGTGCGGCGCTGAGCAGCCTGCTCGCCGGGCGTGCCGCACATCACTCGCTGGCCGAGTTGAACGGGGCGGCGATCGCCCAGAATCTGGCATCAGACCAGTGGAATTTCTATCAGGCCAAAGGCATCAAACGACACGTCTTCGAGGTCGAGAGAGACGTGTTGCGTTTGAACTCGACGCCGGGGGCGGCCGCGCAGGTCACGGCGTACGAGAAGGAGATCAAGCGGTATGCGCTCGACCAAGACGAGATCGCGAAGGAGGCGAAAGCGCGCGAGCGCGAGCGCGATGAGGCCAAAGTCGTCGCGCAGCGATTTGACGAGCGGTACCAACGCTTGTCCCTCGCCGTCGCCTTCTTTCAGATCGGAATCGTGGTTTGCTCGGTAGCGGCGATCGTCCGGCGGCCGTTCTTGTGGTATGTGGGGCTCATCGGCGGTGCGGCCGGGGTGCTGTTCTTGGGGTTTGAGGTGTTCTTCCGCACCGCAGGGGGGCGTGCCGGCTGA
- a CDS encoding D-alanyl-D-alanine carboxypeptidase family protein, with the protein MGIRGLGTGVILAMILQAFVGVGPRAAVVAWAAPRPGAAVLPRQVGLPGPPSTLLIEVSTGQILAATDPHRQRPPASLDKLMTFYLTLGAIKTGRIALTTPVTVSAEAWRIGRTPGSSRMFLNAGDTVTVDQLLHGLMIASGNDAAETLAETLAGSGEQFVAEMNATAARLGMHDTHFVTPHGLPTPGEHTSAWDMGHLARQILVEYPDALTYTSPRYETYGGIRQANWNNLLFRDARVDGMKTGFTEAAGYHIVATARQGGLRFIAVTMGAHTLIRRTAAVEALLNMGFARYEIVAVPWQQFVPNAIRVYGGNAGRLSLAASHALDVILPRDDRTPITVSEEISVRPIAPFQQGQQIGTLTVRTPSSVLATSPVVAAAAVGRAGVIGRLLGMLRYKVGGLIHHRQTTWTGTFIPQQ; encoded by the coding sequence ATGGGCATCCGGGGGCTCGGCACTGGTGTGATTCTGGCGATGATCCTGCAGGCCTTCGTGGGGGTGGGCCCTCGAGCCGCCGTCGTGGCGTGGGCGGCGCCGCGCCCTGGCGCCGCTGTCCTTCCCCGGCAGGTGGGGCTGCCCGGCCCGCCCTCGACCCTGCTCATTGAAGTGTCCACCGGACAGATCCTCGCGGCCACGGATCCCCACCGACAGCGCCCCCCGGCGAGCCTGGACAAGCTGATGACTTTCTACTTGACCCTCGGGGCGATCAAGACCGGTCGGATCGCCTTGACCACACCGGTTACCGTCAGCGCCGAGGCGTGGCGGATTGGGCGCACTCCGGGCAGCAGCCGCATGTTCTTGAACGCGGGCGATACGGTCACGGTCGACCAACTCCTGCACGGGTTGATGATCGCCTCCGGCAACGACGCGGCCGAGACGCTCGCCGAAACCCTGGCCGGATCCGGTGAGCAGTTCGTCGCGGAAATGAACGCGACCGCGGCCCGCCTGGGCATGCACGACACTCACTTTGTCACCCCGCACGGGCTTCCGACCCCGGGCGAGCACACGAGCGCGTGGGACATGGGCCACCTGGCGCGGCAGATCTTGGTGGAGTACCCCGACGCCCTAACCTACACCAGCCCTCGCTACGAGACGTACGGCGGGATCCGTCAGGCAAATTGGAACAACCTCCTCTTTCGGGATGCGCGGGTCGACGGCATGAAGACCGGGTTCACCGAAGCAGCGGGCTATCACATCGTCGCCACCGCACGGCAGGGGGGGCTGCGCTTCATCGCCGTCACGATGGGGGCGCATACCCTGATACGCCGCACCGCTGCGGTCGAAGCCTTGCTCAACATGGGGTTTGCCCGATACGAGATAGTCGCGGTGCCGTGGCAGCAGTTCGTGCCCAACGCGATCAGGGTCTACGGCGGGAACGCCGGGCGGTTGTCGCTGGCGGCCTCCCACGCGCTCGACGTCATCCTCCCGCGGGACGATCGCACTCCAATCACGGTTTCAGAGGAGATCAGCGTCCGCCCGATCGCGCCCTTCCAGCAGGGGCAGCAAATCGGCACGCTGACGGTTCGGACGCCGTCGTCTGTCCTTGCCACGTCACCCGTTGTGGCCGCGGCAGCCGTTGGCCGCGCCGGCGTCATCGGCCGGCTGTTGGGGATGCTGCGGTACAAAGTCGGCGGGTTGATCCATCATCGCCAGACAACCTGGACCGGGACGTTCATCCCGCAACAGTAG
- a CDS encoding Zn-dependent alcohol dehydrogenase — protein sequence MRAAVLYEVGKPLAIDTVEIEGPRRREVAVRILATGVCHSDLHYIKGDLAMPLPVILGHEAAGIVDAVGEGVESVRPGDHVVLLFAPACGRCRYCDTGRPHLCEMRYRVRGKMPDGTTRLRWRGQEVHHFTCVSSWAEMAVVPEAGVLRISEEVPLTVAALLGCAVTTGVGAVVNTARVRPGSSVAVFGAGGVGINVVQGARLAGAATIIAVDLLEHRLESAKRFGATHTVLASEEDPVRAIQHLTGGGVDYAFEVIGRAAVVRQAVDSLARGGVAVAVGIPPAREEYAVGGPAFVLNEKTLHACFYGSAHLRADIPRLLALYQGKRLLLDELVTATYPLDRVNDAVAALDRGDGLRGILVMDR from the coding sequence ATGCGCGCCGCCGTGCTCTACGAGGTGGGGAAGCCGCTGGCAATCGACACGGTGGAGATCGAGGGACCGCGTCGCCGCGAAGTCGCGGTTCGGATCTTGGCTACCGGAGTGTGCCACAGCGACCTGCACTACATCAAAGGCGACCTAGCCATGCCCCTGCCAGTCATCCTGGGGCACGAGGCCGCCGGGATCGTGGACGCCGTGGGCGAGGGAGTGGAGTCGGTCCGTCCCGGGGATCACGTCGTGCTGCTCTTTGCCCCCGCCTGCGGACGCTGCCGGTACTGCGATACGGGGCGGCCCCATCTCTGCGAGATGCGGTACCGGGTGCGGGGGAAGATGCCGGACGGCACCACCCGCCTGCGGTGGCGCGGGCAGGAGGTACACCACTTCACCTGCGTGTCGTCGTGGGCGGAGATGGCGGTGGTTCCCGAAGCGGGGGTCCTGCGGATCAGCGAGGAAGTCCCGCTGACCGTCGCCGCGCTGTTGGGGTGCGCCGTGACCACGGGGGTGGGCGCGGTGGTGAACACGGCGCGGGTACGGCCCGGGAGCAGCGTGGCGGTCTTCGGCGCGGGAGGGGTGGGCATTAATGTCGTGCAGGGGGCGCGCCTCGCCGGGGCGGCGACGATCATTGCCGTCGACCTCCTCGAACACCGCCTGGAGTCGGCGAAGCGGTTTGGCGCGACCCACACCGTCTTGGCATCGGAGGAAGACCCGGTGCGGGCGATCCAGCACCTGACCGGGGGCGGGGTCGATTATGCGTTTGAAGTGATCGGCCGGGCCGCGGTCGTCCGGCAAGCGGTCGATAGCCTCGCCCGGGGCGGCGTTGCGGTCGCGGTCGGGATTCCCCCCGCCCGCGAGGAGTATGCGGTTGGCGGGCCGGCGTTTGTCCTCAACGAGAAAACGCTGCACGCCTGTTTCTACGGGTCCGCGCACCTTCGGGCTGATATTCCGCGACTCCTCGCTCTCTACCAGGGGAAGCGGTTGTTGTTGGACGAGCTCGTGACGGCGACGTACCCGCTGGATCGGGTCAACGACGCGGTGGCCGCGCTCGACCGCGGGGACGGCCTGCGCGGCATCCTGGTGATGGACCGGTGA
- a CDS encoding DMT family transporter, with protein MAHSGSQDPNRDFAATRSLDLHRVDCQRLPHLVEHGGAHARSPLRRCRNTVPPPRRDSSGRRRTLRTHGFRPLRSSLSRLHSHPALGNLLLLLVPVVWGLNFIIIKAALNQFSSPQSFNALRWILASGILGIAVAVRRDSLRIAPRDWGRIIAVAILGNVLQQVTFINGIRLTTAGHSALMMGLSPLVVALVSAARGLEDVRARTWAGIGLSLFGLVILVRPATDQGGSGMFVGDLLTLASAACWAVYSLLARRLTLAYSPTVVTAVAMGTATIVLVAIGLPDLRTQSWTSVRWTGWASLAYSGGLTIAFGYLAWGLAIRRVGSTRTSIVSNLTPVVALIAAWALLGERLDPWQMLGAGMVVGGTALARGGDAASS; from the coding sequence GTGGCACACTCCGGTAGCCAAGATCCGAACCGCGACTTCGCGGCGACGCGGTCCCTCGATCTCCACCGTGTCGATTGCCAGCGGCTTCCCCACCTCGTAGAGCACGGCGGCGCGCATGCGCGTTCACCTCTTCGAAGATGTCGAAACACTGTTCCCCCTCCCCGCAGGGATTCCTCCGGGAGGAGGCGAACGCTACGAACGCATGGGTTCCGCCCGCTCCGCTCCTCATTGAGCCGCCTCCACTCCCACCCGGCCCTGGGGAATCTCCTCCTCTTGCTCGTTCCGGTCGTGTGGGGACTGAACTTCATCATTATTAAAGCCGCGCTCAACCAGTTCTCCTCACCCCAGAGCTTCAACGCCCTGCGCTGGATCCTCGCCTCGGGCATCCTGGGGATCGCCGTCGCGGTGCGCCGGGACTCCCTTCGGATCGCTCCCCGGGATTGGGGGAGGATCATCGCCGTCGCGATCCTCGGGAACGTCCTGCAACAGGTGACGTTCATCAACGGGATTCGGCTGACCACCGCCGGTCACTCCGCCCTGATGATGGGGCTTTCACCCCTTGTGGTGGCGCTGGTCAGCGCGGCGAGGGGTCTCGAGGACGTCCGGGCCCGGACCTGGGCGGGGATCGGCCTTTCTCTCTTCGGCCTCGTCATCTTGGTGCGGCCCGCGACCGACCAGGGAGGGTCCGGGATGTTCGTCGGCGACCTGCTGACGCTTGCCTCAGCGGCCTGTTGGGCCGTGTACTCGCTCTTGGCACGGCGGCTCACCCTCGCGTATTCCCCGACCGTGGTCACGGCCGTCGCCATGGGAACCGCCACGATCGTCCTCGTGGCCATCGGCCTGCCGGACCTCCGCACTCAATCCTGGACCTCCGTCCGTTGGACCGGGTGGGCCAGTCTGGCCTACTCCGGGGGGCTCACGATCGCGTTCGGATATCTGGCCTGGGGGTTGGCCATCCGGCGGGTGGGATCGACCCGCACTTCGATCGTCTCCAACCTGACCCCGGTAGTCGCGCTGATCGCGGCGTGGGCACTGCTCGGCGAGCGGTT